From a single Hippoglossus stenolepis isolate QCI-W04-F060 chromosome 2, HSTE1.2, whole genome shotgun sequence genomic region:
- the exoc1l gene encoding exocyst complex component 1-like: MSSLLREEMQRVLFRPSKQRLVEFIEIEEPTPGRHFICVAVAKNKVVQLSIVRCQISQPSLKTGSKKTDTKRSSIQDCYRRAEVWSLHDLILVDGRDPDVDDPCFLLHFDTVRTVTAVSCSAKYAFVRALVALSDQHCQMSLNLRNFDWSYIKPTSFYSNRGDCVVLTQICFYAFNLVCLSMCPVPLDA, translated from the exons ATGTCGTCTCTTCTGAGGGAGGAGATGCAGCGAGTTTTATTCCGACCTTCAAAACAGAGACTGGTGGAGTTCATTGAGATCGAAGAGCCGACGCCGGGAcgacattttatttgtgttgcag TTGCAAAAAACAAAGTGGTGCAGTTGAGTATAGTGCGATGTCAGATCTCTCAGCCGTCACTTAAGACTGGCTCCAAAAAGACGGACACTAAACGCTCCAGCATCCAGGACTGCTACAGGAGGGCTGAGGTCTGGTCCCTGCATGACCTGATTCTTGTTGATGGACGGGACCCCGATGTG GATGACCCATGTTTTCTGCTGCACTTTGACACGGTGCGGACGGTGACGGCCGTCAGCTGCTCAGCCAAATATGCCTTTGTGCGAGCCCTGGTGGCGCTCAGCGATCAGCACTGTCAGATGTCACTGAACCTGCGGAACTTTGACTGGAGCTACATCAAGCCCACCTCCTTCTACTCCAACAGGGGAGACTGTGTTGTTCTGACACAGATCTGCTTCTATGCATTCAATCTGGTTTGTCTGTCCATGTGTCCCGTGCCCCTCGATGCATAA